From a region of the Panicum virgatum strain AP13 chromosome 2K, P.virgatum_v5, whole genome shotgun sequence genome:
- the LOC120659890 gene encoding photosynthetic NDH subunit of lumenal location 3, chloroplastic-like: MPPALPAIVLSTPTLPMAATFLASLNAPPAAAAAATGCGHAFSGSGSSRATPPPRAVTCQASRRSASLHLGIAAAAAVLLRQPDAARAAEDEPANNGWWLTEFPLPVPKILNKEINNPETGTRSFLKNGIFMADIGPSFAAHAYRLRSTAFDLLALEDLLGKEASNYVNKYLRLKSTFMYYDFDKLITAADDKPPFVDLANRLFDSFETLQQAVTAKDDTKIGERYAETKVILQELMAKMA, from the exons atgccgccggcgctgcctgcCATAGTGCTATCCACTCCCACACTCCCCATGGCCGCCACTTTCCTCGCAAGCCTCAACGCaccaccggcggcggctgctgctgctacagGCTGCGGCCATGCCTTCTCCGGGTCCGGGAGCAGCcgagcaacgccgccgccgcgcgcggtgaCATGCCAGGCGTCCAGGAGATCAGCCTCCCTCCACCTCGGCAtcgccgctgcagccgccgtcctgctccggcagcccgacgccgcccgcgccgccgaggaCGAGCCGGCCAACAACGGGTGGTGGCTCACCGAGTTCCCCTTGCCGGTGCCCAAGATCCTCAACA AGGAGATCAACAACCCGGAGACGGGGACGCGCTCCTTCCTCAAGAACGGCATCTTCATGGCGGACATCGGCCCCAGCTTCGCGGCGCACGCGTACAGGCTGCGCAGCACGGCCTTCGACCTGCTGGCGCTGGAGGACCTGCTCGGCAAGGAAGCCTCCAACTACGTCAACAAGTACCTCCGCCTCAAGTCCACCTTCATGTACTACGACTTCGACAAGCtcatcaccgccgccgacgacaAGCCGCCCTTCGTCGACCTCGCCAACCGCCTCTTCGACAGCTTCGAGACCCTGCAGCAGGCCGTCACCGCCAAGGACGACACCAAGATAGGCGAACGCTACGCCGAGACAAAGGTCATCCTCCAGGAGCTCATGGCGAAAATGGCATAG
- the LOC120695819 gene encoding vegetative cell wall protein gp1-like produces MAANITWRWLSRATISFISARSGASTCSTGRPPGLVLPVQYQEKASLSVHTPHLRSAAPPRRERSRPHGHSTARHQKRLDRASAMPGCYVGKATKIFLALLAVLAVVGVVLAFRAVLHRAAKPGPSSATGTACEAADGCQPALPGPAIAQPATAARPPPTPTPTTPQNPTFPSPDTAWQPPPPVPVTPLQPPMLVPPPQLPPPAAVVPPPLAFPSPPPPVAEIATPPAASATPPPPADLLPPPPALPSPAPPAAPEAPSPTAS; encoded by the coding sequence ATGGCGGCTAACATCACATGGCGATGGTTGAGCAGAGCAACCATCTCTTTTATCTCAGCTCGATCTGGAGCGTCCACTTGCAGCACCGGACGGCCACCAGGCCTCGTGCTCCCCGTACAATACCAAGAAAAAGCATCGCTGTCCGTCCACACTCCACACCTCCGCTCTGCTGCTCCACCTCGTCGGGAGCGGTCACGGCCTCACGGGCACAGCACCGCCAGACACCAGAAGAGACTCGACAGAGCGTCGGCCATGCCAGGCTGCTACGTGGGCAAGGCCACCAAGATCTTCCTCGCCCtcctcgccgtcctcgccgtcgtcggcgtcgtcctcgCCTTCCGCGCCgtcctccaccgcgccgccaaGCCCGGCCCCAGCTCCGCCACCGGGACGGCGTGCGAAGCCGCTGACGGGTGCCAGCCCGCCCTCCCCGGACCCGCCATCGCGcagcccgccaccgccgctcgtccgccgcccacgcccacgcccacgaCGCCGCAAAATCCCACCTTTCCCTCCCCGGACACCGCCTGGCAGCCGCCACCACCTGTGCCCGTCACCCCTCTGCAGCCGCCGATGCTGGTGCCCCCTccacagctgccgccgccggcagcagtCGTGCCACCCCCGCTGGCAtttccgtcgccgccgcctccggtggCAGAGATCGCGACGCCCCCAGCGGCATCAGCGacaccgccgcctcccgccgacctgctgccgccgccaccggccttgccgtcgcctgcgccgccggctgccccAGAGGCGCCGAGCCCGACGGCGTCTTGA
- the LOC120659909 gene encoding uncharacterized protein LOC120659909 produces the protein MGGFNPPVPQQDSNWEIRVAVLLSLLLQVVLIFLGPTRKRCSGPLPRFAVWSCYLLADWVADLTLGLLLNNMGSIGGGGGSSSVGLIKRGGSGTAGNDASTGSSSSSPIIFAFWTPFLLLHLGGPDTITAYSVEDNELWFRHLVGLLFELVSAAVVFFCSLRGNPVIHATVLVFVAGIIKYGERTYSLYRGSLERFRTDILGPADPGPNYARLMTESESKEKAGLNVEIAIPDDGEASKAQKEMEDHEVARLVSEDKNLELRAYEFSSMFRRLFVDLDLGYMVRRLSRAFLLEREDMTPHEAFEVIEMELNFIYDMVYTKAPVAHTRVGWVLRSICSGCLVAALVIFFRHHKSGFKGVDVGITYALLLGGLALDVAALAMIVFSDRAAVFLQQSRRFRWLAAAKRRRRRRRRWSGTTSQLNLIGYCLGTPDDHYSTGGRCWWHRVAKMLRVDGVEAGILENFIFIRQVPLGDLTAPLHPDRRGHPLSFVFYGVQDVARAVGQVAYDNKKKEIMEVCNLRGQGAIKRFENAIKWDGEDNLQIIKDSVDESREFDESLLLWHIATDLCRHEDREGPPAEETPRFRAIGKTLSEYMLYLLIKQPEMLSATAGIGLLRYRDTCAEARRFFASMDQWVGGYHADARELLLRVNTSQRPAAVKGDRSKSVLFDAVILAKALRALDEDLMWAVVEGVWFEMLTFAAAKCRGTTHVRQLNRGGELLTLVWFLMENMGLSEMYQVGQEKERVAKLIVRY, from the coding sequence ATGGGCGGTTTCAACCCACCGGTGCCGCAGCAGGATAGCAACTGGGAGATCAGGGTCGCCGTGCTGCTGAGCCTCCTCCTCCAGGTGGTCCTCATCTTCCTCGGCCCCACGCGCAAGCGCTGCTCCGGCCCGTTGCCCCGCTTCGCCGTCTGGTCCTGCTACCTCCTCGCCGACTGGGTCGCCGACCTcaccctcggcctcctcctcaacaACATGGgcagcatcggcggcggcggcggcagcagcagcgtcgGCCTCATCAAGAgaggcggcagcggcacagCCGGCAACGACGCCTccaccggcagcagcagcagcagccccatCATCTTCGCCTTCTGGACGCCGTTCCTGCTGCTCCACCTGGGCGGCCCGGACACCATCACCGCCTACTCCGTCGAGGACAACGAGCTGTGGTTCCGGCACCTCGTCGGCCTCCTCTTCGAGCtcgtctccgccgccgtcgtcttTTTCTGCTCCCTGCGCGGCAACCCCGTGATCCACGCCACCGTGCTCGTGTTCGTCGCCGGCATCATCAAGTACGGCGAGCGCACCTACTCGCTCTACCGCGGCAGCCTCGAGAGGTTCCGTACAGACATCCTCGGCCCCGCGGACCCAGGCCCCAACTATGCCAGGCTCATGACGGAGTCGGAATCCAAGGAGAAGGCCGGCCTCAACGTGGAGATCGCCATACCCGACGACGGCGAGGCCAGCAAGGCGCAGAAGGAGATGGAGGACCACGAGGTTGCACGCTTGGTGTCGGAGGATAAGAACCTCGAGTTGCGGGCGTACGAGTTCTCCTCCATGTTCCGTCGACTCTTCGTCGACCTCGACCTCGGCTACATGGTGCGCCGGCTGAGCAGGGCCTTCTTGCTGGAACGCGAGGACATGACGCCCCACGAGGCGTTCGAGGTGATCGAGATGGAGCTCAACTTCATCTACGACATGGTGTACACCAAGGCGCCCGTCGCGCACACAAGGGTTGGCTGGGTCCTCCGCTCCATCTGCTCCGGCTGCCTCGTCGCCGCGCTCGTCATCTTCTTCCGCCACCACAAGTCTGGCTTCAAGGGTGTCGACGTCGGCATCACGTACGCGCTGCTCCTGGGAGGGCTGGCACTCGACGTGGCCGCGCTGGCCATGATCGTCTTCTCTGACCGCGCGGCGGTCTTCCTCCAGCAGTCCCGGCGGTTCAGGTGGCTAGCGGCGGCcaagcggaggcggaggcggaggcggcgctggtcggGGACGACCTCGCAGCTCAACCTTATCGGATACTGCCTCGGCACACCGGACGACCATTACAGTACTGGTGGTCGGTGCTGGTGGCACAGGGTGGCCAAGATGCTGCgcgtcgacggcgtcgaggCCGGGATCTTGGAAAACTTCATCTTCATCCGGCAAGTGCCACTCGGCGACCTCACCGCTCCTCTTCACCCCGACCGTCGCGGTCACCCCCTCTCGTTCGTCTTCTATGGTGTCCAGGATGTGGCCCGAGCCGTTGGCCAGGTGGCGTATGACAACAAGAAGAAGGAGATCATGGAGGTGTGCAACCTCCGAGGCCAGGGCGCCATCAAGCGCTTTGAGAATGCCATCAAGTGGGACGGGGAAGACAACCTCCAGATCATCAAGGACAGCGTGGACGAAAGCCGCGAGTTCGACGAGTCCCTGCTGCTGTGGCACATCGCCACCGACCTGTGCCGCCACGAGGATAGGGAAGGTCCGCCGGCGGAAGAAACCCCACGGTTTCGAGCCATCGGCAAGACCCTGTCGGAGTACATGCTGTACCTGCTGATCAAGCAGCCGGAGATGCTGTCGGCGACGGCGGGCATCGGGCTGCTCCGGTACCGGGACACCTGCGCCGAGGCGCGGCGCTTCTTCGCGTCCATGGACCAGTGGGTGGGCGGCTACCACGCCGACGCCCGGGAGCTGCTGCTGCGGGTCAACACGTCgcagaggccggcggcggtgaagggcgACCGGAGCAAATCGGTGCTGTTCGACGCCGTCATCCTGGCCAAGGCGCTCAGGGCGCTCGACGAGGACCTCATGTGGGCGGTGGTCGAGGGGGTGTGGTTCGAGATGCTCACGTTCGCGGCGGCCAAGTGCCGGGGCACCACGCAT